A genome region from Senegalia massiliensis includes the following:
- a CDS encoding heme NO-binding domain-containing protein, producing the protein MKATIVSSWIKTCEKIFGEELTNEAIQHSGIDRKKIFRPTEDIEDSKPKEMISYIAKKINKTTYEAWKEMGEENINSFFNDYPAFFDHKNLYSFLKSMYDVHVVIAGKIKGANPPLLGIIPIDKYTAEMTYKSKRGLFGYFKGLLKGASNFYGEKIEIDRIENTDNFLKLHIKFSEPIHYFKKYKINNLLSFGFIKSLHTKIAVSSLLFVGLPYIILSNLTSGTVLNIVTLALTFIVPFITSKLLFMPKRSIINSLKDLEQRNYAENIEISTNDFFEDINKYVNNYKENLITDFVGFKGMSDELNVFTEKFNEVSSNMDNTSKDIAGVVEQVAAGAISQAEETENAAYILNNNISSLTKITEKENESKVSLENAVDNINNGYNELKDTALNLKNILTKFRNVKENSTILQNKAKDVTKIVETVENISDQTNLLALNASIEASRAGEYGRGFNVVANEIRSLAEESKNAVNNINQNLLSFINDIDSLVNQIDEQYIVLDKENNKLSNVAENNYETVVTIDEVSNSLIDMINALTKETESITKVSGNIESLAAIAEENSASSQEVSANVHTYSEELSKMMSSIVEFKKVSDEFRKDLGKYKI; encoded by the coding sequence ATGAAAGCAACAATAGTATCATCTTGGATAAAAACTTGCGAAAAAATATTTGGAGAAGAACTTACAAATGAAGCAATACAACATTCCGGGATTGATCGCAAAAAAATATTTAGACCTACAGAAGATATAGAAGACTCTAAGCCAAAAGAAATGATTTCCTACATAGCTAAAAAAATAAACAAAACTACATATGAAGCTTGGAAAGAAATGGGGGAAGAAAATATAAATTCTTTCTTTAATGATTATCCTGCTTTTTTTGATCATAAAAATTTATATTCTTTTTTAAAGTCAATGTACGATGTACATGTAGTTATAGCAGGAAAAATAAAAGGTGCAAATCCTCCTCTTTTAGGTATAATTCCTATAGATAAATATACAGCTGAAATGACTTATAAGTCAAAAAGAGGTTTGTTTGGTTATTTTAAAGGATTATTAAAAGGAGCTAGTAATTTTTATGGGGAAAAAATTGAAATAGACAGAATCGAAAATACAGATAATTTTCTAAAATTACATATTAAATTTAGTGAACCAATACATTATTTCAAAAAATATAAAATAAATAATTTATTATCATTTGGTTTTATAAAATCACTACATACAAAAATTGCTGTATCTTCACTTTTATTTGTGGGATTGCCTTATATAATATTATCTAATCTTACAAGTGGAACAGTATTAAATATTGTCACTTTAGCTCTTACATTTATAGTTCCTTTTATAACTTCAAAATTATTATTTATGCCTAAAAGAAGTATAATAAATTCTTTAAAAGATTTAGAACAAAGAAATTATGCTGAAAACATAGAGATATCCACAAATGATTTTTTTGAAGACATAAATAAATATGTAAACAATTACAAAGAAAATTTAATAACTGACTTTGTAGGATTTAAAGGTATGAGTGATGAATTAAATGTTTTTACAGAAAAATTTAATGAAGTTTCTTCAAATATGGATAATACTTCAAAGGATATTGCAGGGGTTGTAGAGCAGGTTGCAGCCGGAGCAATAAGTCAAGCAGAAGAAACAGAAAATGCTGCTTATATATTAAATAATAATATTTCTTCTCTAACAAAAATTACAGAAAAAGAAAATGAAAGTAAAGTTTCACTTGAAAATGCAGTTGATAATATTAACAATGGATACAATGAACTTAAAGATACAGCTTTAAATTTAAAAAATATATTAACTAAATTTAGAAATGTAAAAGAAAATAGTACAATACTTCAAAATAAAGCAAAAGATGTTACAAAAATAGTAGAAACAGTAGAAAATATATCTGATCAAACTAATCTACTTGCACTTAATGCTTCTATAGAAGCTTCACGTGCTGGAGAATATGGTAGAGGTTTTAATGTAGTTGCAAATGAAATAAGATCTTTGGCAGAAGAATCTAAAAATGCAGTTAATAATATAAATCAAAATTTATTATCCTTCATTAATGATATAGATAGCTTAGTAAATCAAATAGATGAACAGTATATAGTATTAGATAAAGAAAATAACAAACTTTCAAATGTGGCTGAAAATAACTATGAGACAGTTGTAACTATAGACGAAGTGTCTAATTCCCTTATAGATATGATAAATGCTCTTACAAAGGAAACAGAATCCATAACAAAAGTATCAGGAAATATTGAATCATTAGCAGCCATAGCAGAAGAGAACTCCGCTTCTTCACAAGAGGTAAGTGCAAATGTACACACTTATTCAGAAGAATTGTCTAAGATGATGAGTAGCATAGTTGAATTTAAAAAAGTATCAGATGAATTTAGAAAAGATTTAGGAAAATATAAGATATAA
- a CDS encoding DUF2500 family protein yields MKLDSISDIFIWIITPLAVIILVVFAFKTIIESSMWFSNNYKYFVKKKGKVIGKREEFISNSNETFLEIDQNNYYVKFQLDDRSEVEMKVTRSKYDKLNINDEGYLTYKGNILMNFDKEEKI; encoded by the coding sequence ATGAAATTAGATTCCATAAGCGATATATTTATTTGGATAATAACACCATTAGCTGTTATAATACTTGTAGTATTTGCATTTAAAACAATAATAGAATCTAGTATGTGGTTTTCTAATAATTATAAATATTTTGTAAAAAAGAAAGGTAAAGTTATAGGTAAAAGAGAAGAATTTATATCTAATTCTAATGAAACTTTTTTAGAAATAGATCAAAATAATTATTATGTTAAATTTCAACTAGATGATAGAAGTGAAGTTGAGATGAAAGTGACTAGATCTAAATATGATAAGCTGAATATAAATGATGAAGGGTATTTAACGTATAAAGGTAATATCCTTATGAATTTTGATAAAGAAGAAAAGATATAA
- a CDS encoding aminoglycoside N(3)-acetyltransferase yields the protein MSEKNLIENTPFPRTRESISDDLRSLGLKQGMTIIVHSSLKSLGWVSGGPVAVVQALMDVVTESGTIIMPTQSGDLGDPSLWGNPAVPKEWIGTIKETMPAYDKQITPTRSMGRIVEVFRTFPGVIRSSHPHNSFAAWGRYKEQIINNHSLEYSLGENSPLAKIYDLDGFILLLGVNHDNNTSLHLSEYRSRIREKCKLQAPIIEDNKRVWKTFNDIDLDTDEFEEIGKEFEENNDINIGYIGSSKSRLFKQREIVDFATKWMINKIEK from the coding sequence ATGAGCGAAAAAAATTTAATAGAAAACACACCTTTTCCTAGAACTAGGGAGAGTATTTCAGATGATTTAAGAAGTTTAGGGTTAAAGCAAGGCATGACAATAATTGTTCACTCTTCATTAAAATCTTTAGGATGGGTTAGTGGAGGGCCAGTAGCAGTTGTTCAAGCTTTGATGGACGTAGTGACAGAATCAGGAACGATTATTATGCCAACTCAAAGTGGAGATTTAGGAGATCCCTCTTTATGGGGAAATCCAGCTGTACCAAAGGAATGGATAGGTACAATAAAGGAAACTATGCCAGCATATGATAAACAAATTACACCTACAAGAAGTATGGGAAGAATTGTAGAAGTATTTAGGACTTTTCCTGGAGTTATTCGTAGTTCTCACCCCCATAATTCCTTTGCGGCATGGGGCAGATATAAAGAACAAATTATAAATAATCATTCTTTAGAATATAGTCTAGGAGAGAATTCTCCTCTTGCTAAAATATATGATTTAGATGGTTTTATACTTTTATTAGGAGTTAATCATGATAATAATACTTCTTTACATCTTTCAGAATATAGGTCTAGAATAAGAGAAAAGTGTAAACTTCAAGCACCAATAATTGAAGATAACAAGAGAGTATGGAAAACATTTAATGATATAGATCTTGATACTGATGAATTTGAAGAAATAGGTAAAGAATTTGAAGAAAATAATGATATAAACATTGGATATATAGGTTCTTCTAAATCAAGACTTTTCAAGCAAAGAGAAATAGTAGATTTTGCTACAAAATGGATGATAAACAAAATAGAAAAGTAA
- a CDS encoding GNAT family N-acetyltransferase: MYKGEKVVLTEYRKEDIKKAQEYVNDAEIKGLLSPGIPYPYTLEDEEKWYESQSANNDKYNFAMRTLEDNKYIGGCGINSIDWKNSNVIIGMFIGDKDYWSKGYGTDALKVLIKFIFNEMNINKIKLNVYSFNKRAIRCYEKCGFKVEGVLKQEVYRHGKYQDDILMALLKEDWV, translated from the coding sequence ATGTACAAAGGTGAAAAAGTAGTATTGACTGAATATAGAAAAGAAGATATAAAAAAAGCGCAGGAATATGTAAATGATGCTGAAATAAAAGGATTGTTATCTCCAGGTATACCATATCCATATACATTAGAAGATGAAGAAAAATGGTATGAAAGTCAATCGGCAAATAATGATAAGTATAATTTTGCAATGAGAACATTAGAAGATAACAAATATATAGGTGGCTGTGGTATCAATAGTATAGATTGGAAAAATAGCAATGTTATAATAGGTATGTTTATAGGTGATAAAGATTATTGGTCAAAGGGGTATGGTACAGATGCATTAAAAGTATTAATAAAATTCATCTTTAATGAAATGAATATAAATAAAATAAAGTTAAATGTTTATTCATTTAATAAAAGAGCAATAAGATGTTATGAAAAATGTGGATTTAAAGTTGAAGGAGTATTAAAGCAAGAGGTATATAGACACGGGAAATATCAAGATGATATACTTATGGCTCTACTAAAGGAGGATTGGGTTTAG
- a CDS encoding SurA N-terminal domain-containing protein, with amino-acid sequence MKKYISILILGLFIIISFVGCTGESKENVIATVEGEEITEQDIKDRIEFLEVAEKLYTGKEDAETNFTQNEVFNLIVREKVQYIEAKNLGYEVKTKEEMMKMLDESKEQREKVDPEIKGNLNDKYGSSEEFKESIVKEYGYDSMENYYEENIDMLITRYLINELSINYMDELKKELDKENMNGDLEYRESFDSWVNYIEHLLKNANIEIKDDEYEIEYHGDKWEHEGLDLENK; translated from the coding sequence ATGAAAAAATATATTAGCATTTTAATATTAGGATTATTTATAATTATTTCTTTTGTAGGTTGTACTGGAGAGTCTAAAGAAAATGTAATAGCTACAGTAGAAGGAGAGGAAATAACAGAGCAAGATATAAAAGATAGAATAGAATTTTTAGAAGTAGCTGAGAAACTATATACAGGGAAAGAAGATGCTGAAACTAATTTTACACAAAATGAAGTATTTAATCTTATAGTAAGAGAAAAAGTGCAATATATTGAAGCTAAAAACTTAGGCTATGAGGTTAAAACAAAAGAGGAAATGATGAAAATGCTTGATGAATCTAAAGAGCAAAGGGAGAAAGTAGACCCAGAAATTAAGGGAAATTTAAATGATAAATATGGTAGTAGCGAAGAATTTAAAGAAAGCATTGTAAAAGAATATGGATATGACTCCATGGAAAATTATTATGAAGAAAATATAGATATGCTAATAACTAGATATTTAATTAATGAGTTATCAATAAATTATATGGATGAATTAAAAAAAGAATTAGATAAAGAGAATATGAATGGTGATCTTGAATATAGAGAATCTTTTGATTCTTGGGTAAATTATATAGAACATTTACTGAAAAATGCTAATATTGAAATAAAAGATGATGAGTACGAAATAGAATATCATGGTGATAAGTGGGAACATGAAGGTTTAGATTTAGAAAACAAGTAA
- a CDS encoding magnesium transporter CorA family protein, whose product MLNIYKTMQDRTFAELDDFENGCWINLIDPTKEELERVNTELNVDMDFLKSPLDDEETSRLEIEEDQTLILVDIPMVEKEDDSYVYYTFPLGIILYKKYIITICLKENLLLEQFVEGKVKSFYTYKRTRFVLQMLYRMSARYLIYLKQIDKISHRIERQLHKSTKNRELIQLLDLEKSLVYFSTSLKANEIVMEKMLKSESVKLYPEDEDLLEDVIIENKQAIEMANIYSNILSGMMDAFASVISNNLNIVMKVLTSITIVMAIPTMLASFYGMNVGLPLQNSPYAFPMIMGLSIVLATIAIVILSRKNMF is encoded by the coding sequence ATGCTTAATATTTATAAAACAATGCAAGATAGGACATTTGCAGAATTAGATGATTTTGAAAACGGATGTTGGATTAATTTAATTGATCCTACAAAGGAAGAGTTAGAAAGAGTAAATACAGAGCTAAATGTAGATATGGATTTTTTAAAGTCTCCTCTAGATGATGAAGAAACTTCAAGACTTGAAATTGAAGAAGATCAAACACTTATATTAGTAGATATACCTATGGTTGAAAAAGAAGATGATTCATATGTATATTATACTTTTCCTCTTGGAATTATACTTTATAAAAAATATATTATAACAATATGTCTTAAAGAAAATTTACTTTTAGAACAATTTGTTGAAGGAAAAGTAAAATCTTTTTATACCTATAAAAGAACTCGCTTTGTACTTCAAATGTTATATAGAATGTCAGCAAGATATTTGATATATTTGAAACAGATAGATAAAATAAGTCATAGAATAGAAAGACAACTTCATAAATCTACTAAAAACAGAGAATTAATACAGCTCTTGGATTTAGAAAAATCTCTTGTTTATTTTTCGACTTCACTTAAAGCAAATGAAATAGTTATGGAAAAGATGCTTAAATCTGAATCAGTGAAATTATATCCCGAAGATGAGGATTTACTTGAAGATGTAATTATAGAAAACAAGCAAGCAATAGAAATGGCAAATATTTATAGTAATATATTAAGTGGTATGATGGATGCATTTGCATCAGTTATATCAAATAATTTGAATATAGTAATGAAAGTATTAACATCAATAACAATAGTTATGGCAATTCCTACAATGCTTGCAAGCTTTTATGGAATGAACGTAGGACTTCCGCTTCAAAATTCACCATATGCATTTCCAATGATAATGGGACTTTCAATAGTTTTAGCTACAATAGCAATAGTAATACTTTCTAGAAAAAATATGTTTTGA
- a CDS encoding metal-sensing transcriptional repressor encodes MTDERKKALNLLKTSKGQIEGIIKMLENDRYCVDISKQILAVQGLLKKSNLNILDAHIKSCVKEAILEGHGDEKIDEIINVLDKYIK; translated from the coding sequence ATGACAGATGAAAGAAAAAAGGCATTAAACCTTTTAAAAACTTCAAAAGGACAAATAGAAGGTATTATAAAAATGCTAGAAAATGATAGATATTGTGTAGATATATCAAAACAAATTCTTGCAGTACAAGGTTTACTTAAAAAATCTAATTTAAATATATTAGATGCACATATAAAATCTTGTGTAAAAGAAGCAATATTAGAAGGACATGGTGATGAGAAGATAGATGAAATAATTAATGTTCTGGATAAATATATTAAATAA
- a CDS encoding heavy-metal-associated domain-containing protein: MQKTLTVKGMSCGHCQKAVEESLKSLEQVTNARVDLASKTAEVEGYELNDDDLKKAVTDAGYEVIDIKTI, from the coding sequence ATGCAAAAAACATTAACAGTTAAAGGAATGAGCTGTGGTCATTGCCAAAAGGCAGTTGAGGAATCTTTAAAATCACTAGAGCAAGTAACAAATGCACGTGTTGATTTAGCAAGCAAAACAGCAGAAGTTGAAGGCTATGAGCTTAATGATGATGATCTTAAAAAAGCAGTAACAGATGCAGGATATGAAGTAATAGATATAAAGACAATATAA
- a CDS encoding P-loop NTPase, whose product MTLKDKIYKALENVDDPEIKKNLVELDMIGDVTIDGKNVIVNVTLTTKGCPLKNTISGDVEKELLKIDEIEKVEVVFGEMTDEQKQNLAKKLRGEQDTKEPFKNTRVIAIGSGKGGVGKSTVTSNLAVELSEMGYSVGLIDADILGHSIPQILGIKGQKPMAMSDGTIIPINANGVKVISMGNLIEKDEALIWRGPVLGGILTQFFNDVYWGELDYMLIDLPPGTGDVPLSLMQQLPKAEILIVTTPQITAADVAKRLGFMASKTNSKVIGIIENMSYFICDNCDEKHYIFGKREGEKLSKELNVPLLGEIPLSTLVREDSDKGVPSVLDERLNMKDKYNLIATKLLETE is encoded by the coding sequence GTGACTCTAAAAGATAAAATATATAAAGCACTTGAAAATGTAGATGATCCTGAAATAAAGAAAAATTTAGTGGAATTAGATATGATAGGTGATGTAACTATAGATGGTAAAAATGTAATCGTAAATGTTACATTAACTACAAAAGGTTGTCCTTTAAAAAATACTATATCAGGAGATGTAGAAAAAGAGTTATTAAAAATAGATGAGATTGAAAAAGTAGAAGTAGTATTTGGGGAAATGACAGATGAACAAAAACAGAATTTAGCTAAAAAGCTTAGAGGTGAGCAAGATACAAAAGAACCTTTTAAAAATACTAGAGTAATTGCTATAGGTAGTGGAAAAGGTGGAGTAGGAAAATCTACTGTAACTTCAAATTTAGCTGTAGAGTTAAGCGAGATGGGTTATAGTGTAGGTTTAATTGATGCAGATATATTAGGACATAGTATACCACAAATATTAGGTATAAAGGGTCAGAAACCTATGGCTATGAGTGATGGAACAATTATACCTATTAATGCAAATGGTGTAAAAGTTATTTCAATGGGTAATCTAATAGAAAAAGATGAAGCCCTTATATGGAGGGGGCCAGTTCTTGGTGGAATTCTTACACAGTTTTTCAACGATGTTTATTGGGGAGAATTAGATTATATGTTAATAGATTTACCTCCAGGAACAGGTGATGTGCCATTAAGTCTTATGCAACAATTACCAAAAGCAGAAATACTTATAGTTACAACACCACAAATTACGGCAGCAGATGTAGCAAAAAGATTAGGATTTATGGCATCTAAAACAAACAGTAAAGTAATAGGAATTATAGAAAATATGAGTTATTTCATATGTGATAATTGTGATGAAAAACATTATATATTTGGTAAACGTGAAGGAGAAAAATTAAGTAAAGAATTAAATGTACCTTTACTTGGTGAAATTCCTCTATCAACCCTTGTAAGAGAGGATAGTGACAAAGGTGTTCCTTCAGTATTAGATGAAAGACTTAACATGAAAGATAAATATAATTTAATAGCAACAAAACTTTTAGAAACAGAATAA
- a CDS encoding 5-formyltetrahydrofolate cyclo-ligase, whose protein sequence is MNTDEKKELRKIVLKERKKLNKDAVNSLSDKIISYLIKMKEFKQSETIMVYLSFKQEVDTFNLIDKMRGLGKKVVITYTDKKENVLIPCRLIDLEDSLEKNPFGYLEPKEDSIEKVNPSEIDLIITPGLAFDKKGNRVGYGGGYYDKLLKSAPQATKIAVSYDFQIFSEVPSEKFDIPVDYIVTPTRIIVCER, encoded by the coding sequence ATGAATACTGATGAGAAAAAAGAACTGAGAAAGATAGTTTTAAAAGAAAGAAAAAAATTAAATAAAGATGCAGTAAATTCTTTAAGTGACAAAATCATATCCTATCTTATAAAGATGAAAGAATTTAAACAAAGTGAAACTATAATGGTATATTTAAGTTTCAAACAAGAAGTTGATACATTTAATCTCATAGATAAGATGAGAGGTCTTGGAAAAAAGGTAGTTATAACATATACTGATAAAAAAGAAAATGTATTAATACCTTGTAGATTAATAGATCTTGAAGATTCCCTTGAAAAAAATCCTTTTGGGTATTTAGAGCCTAAAGAGGATAGTATAGAGAAAGTGAATCCTAGTGAGATAGATCTAATAATAACTCCTGGTCTTGCTTTTGATAAAAAAGGAAATAGAGTAGGGTATGGTGGAGGATATTATGATAAATTATTAAAGTCTGCACCACAAGCCACTAAAATAGCTGTTAGTTATGATTTTCAAATATTTTCAGAAGTTCCTAGTGAGAAATTTGATATACCTGTTGATTATATAGTAACACCTACAAGAATTATAGTTTGTGAAAGGTGA
- a CDS encoding prolipoprotein diacylglyceryl transferase family protein gives MKPIFLSLGPVNITWFLLFTVVLTIIGYIILKVIAKNNKYRKVMEDYYLLELILGFVGARIVYVIFHLDIYAERLLDAIRPNHYNLNLFGGVLIAVIVLFILTKRKGEPFLLILNYLLVPFYFSMAIGVWAFEFEGILSNSNPIETLVYSIMFFIILVSHLLLFEKHKKVGLITLSLTMIFYYGLEILL, from the coding sequence ATGAAACCTATATTTTTAAGCTTAGGACCTGTAAATATAACTTGGTTTCTACTTTTTACAGTAGTATTAACTATTATAGGATATATAATTTTAAAGGTTATAGCTAAAAATAATAAATATAGAAAAGTAATGGAAGACTACTATCTATTAGAGCTTATATTGGGATTTGTTGGTGCTAGAATTGTTTATGTGATTTTTCATTTGGATATATATGCAGAAAGATTATTAGATGCTATTAGACCTAATCATTATAATCTGAATTTATTTGGTGGTGTTTTAATAGCTGTAATAGTATTATTTATATTAACAAAAAGAAAAGGTGAACCATTTTTATTAATACTCAATTATTTATTAGTTCCCTTTTACTTCTCTATGGCAATAGGTGTATGGGCATTTGAATTTGAAGGTATACTTTCTAATTCAAATCCAATAGAAACACTTGTTTATTCAATTATGTTTTTTATAATTTTAGTATCTCATTTACTTTTATTTGAAAAGCATAAAAAAGTAGGTTTAATAACTTTATCTTTAACTATGATATTTTATTATGGACTGGAAATACTACTTTAA
- a CDS encoding TlpA family protein disulfide reductase: MNKKSIIAISVLAIMLIVGIFYAIQEQEQVAEQPIIEENDENSEQLPDEAISEQEENNEDKEDIEDVVLERGKPAPDFTLQTLSGEKASLSDYKGKIVLINFWATWCTYCDEEMPDLEKLYNDNKNDDFVVLAVDVGEEESLVRDYIEEGGYTFPVLLDSNMKVSRNNYYVSAFPTSYFIDKNGNLIGAVPGMMTYPQMTQILEQIRNGEL, from the coding sequence ATGAATAAAAAAAGTATTATTGCTATATCAGTTCTTGCAATAATGTTGATTGTAGGGATATTTTATGCTATACAAGAACAGGAGCAAGTAGCAGAACAACCTATAATAGAAGAAAATGATGAAAATAGTGAACAATTACCTGATGAAGCTATTAGTGAACAAGAAGAAAATAATGAGGATAAAGAAGATATAGAAGATGTAGTACTTGAGAGAGGAAAACCAGCACCAGATTTTACTTTACAAACATTAAGTGGTGAAAAAGCTTCCTTATCTGATTATAAAGGAAAGATTGTATTAATAAACTTCTGGGCTACTTGGTGCACTTATTGTGATGAAGAGATGCCAGATTTAGAAAAATTATATAATGATAATAAAAATGATGATTTTGTAGTACTTGCAGTTGATGTAGGTGAAGAAGAAAGTCTAGTTAGAGATTATATAGAAGAAGGTGGATATACTTTTCCAGTACTATTAGATAGTAATATGAAAGTTTCTAGAAATAATTATTATGTAAGTGCATTTCCAACTTCATATTTTATTGATAAAAATGGGAATTTAATAGGAGCAGTTCCAGGCATGATGACTTATCCTCAAATGACTCAAATATTAGAACAAATAAGAAATGGAGAACTTTAA
- a CDS encoding cytochrome c biogenesis CcdA family protein: MFEDVTFSVAFIAGVLSFFSPCILPLIPAYIMYMTGTSIEEELSRKKWLALSRTLGFVLGFTIIFMIMGVSASYIGRLFIENKAIFTKISGVLIMFFGLNLMGIIDLKFMNTQRKAKSPKKVTTFLGSTVMGMAFAAGWTPCYGPILASILVKAGLSNDVSSSVYLLLVYSIGMAVPFILTALFINYSTRFLNKIQKWSGYIYKIAGIIMVIFGLLVFFDKMIIIGNWLNQ, encoded by the coding sequence ATGTTTGAAGATGTTACATTCTCTGTAGCTTTTATCGCTGGAGTACTTTCATTTTTTTCTCCATGTATTTTACCTCTTATACCTGCATATATAATGTATATGACAGGAACTAGTATAGAGGAAGAATTATCTAGAAAAAAATGGCTAGCATTATCACGCACATTAGGTTTCGTATTAGGATTTACTATAATATTTATGATAATGGGAGTTTCAGCAAGTTATATAGGAAGATTATTTATAGAAAATAAAGCTATATTTACAAAGATAAGTGGAGTTTTAATAATGTTTTTTGGACTTAATTTAATGGGTATAATTGACTTGAAGTTTATGAATACTCAAAGAAAAGCAAAAAGTCCAAAGAAAGTAACTACTTTTTTAGGATCTACAGTAATGGGTATGGCATTTGCTGCAGGATGGACTCCTTGTTATGGACCTATACTTGCATCAATTTTGGTAAAAGCAGGACTATCTAATGATGTATCAAGTTCTGTATATCTACTATTAGTTTATTCTATTGGAATGGCTGTACCATTTATATTAACAGCATTGTTTATAAACTATTCTACTAGATTTTTAAATAAAATACAAAAGTGGTCTGGATATATATATAAAATAGCAGGAATTATAATGGTTATATTTGGATTGTTAGTATTTTTTGACAAAATGATTATAATTGGAAATTGGCTAAATCAATAG
- a CDS encoding DUF1858 domain-containing protein: protein MAITKDMLIGEILRERPDAPEILMRFGMGCVGCPASQMESLEQAAMVHGLDLTELLEALNE, encoded by the coding sequence ATGGCTATTACTAAGGATATGCTTATAGGTGAAATATTAAGAGAGAGACCAGATGCTCCAGAAATACTAATGCGCTTTGGTATGGGATGTGTAGGTTGCCCTGCTTCTCAAATGGAATCATTAGAACAAGCTGCAATGGTACATGGACTTGATTTAACTGAATTATTAGAAGCATTAAATGAGTAA
- a CDS encoding glutaredoxin family protein → MKNVTVYTSSTCPHCTSAKEYLNEKGVDFTEKNVTTDSTARKELIQKGYMGVPVIIVDGEEMVGFDKNRLEELL, encoded by the coding sequence ATGAAAAATGTAACAGTATATACAAGTAGCACTTGTCCACATTGTACTTCTGCTAAAGAATATTTAAATGAAAAAGGTGTAGACTTTACAGAAAAAAATGTAACTACTGATTCTACAGCAAGAAAGGAACTAATCCAAAAAGGATATATGGGAGTTCCAGTAATAATAGTAGATGGAGAAGAAATGGTAGGCTTCGATAAAAATAGACTAGAAGAATTACTGTAA
- a CDS encoding glutaredoxin family protein, producing the protein MANVTIYTSNTUPHCATAKQYLSEKGVEYEEKNVQTDPSARKELIQKGYMGVPVIIVDGEEMVGFDKNRLEELL; encoded by the coding sequence ATGGCAAATGTAACAATTTACACAAGTAATACTTGACCTCATTGTGCTACTGCCAAGCAATACCTTTCGGAGAAAGGTGTAGAATATGAGGAAAAAAACGTACAAACTGATCCATCAGCAAGAAAGGAACTAATTCAAAAAGGATATATGGGAGTTCCAGTAATAATAGTAGATGGAGAAGAAATGGTAGGCTTCGATAAGAATAGATTAGAAGAATTACTATAA